CTACCTCGACATGCTCGAGGGCACGCGCATCCCGTGGTCGGTCTCGGTGTGGGGCGGCGACCTGATGCAGACCGAGGTCGCGCGGCTCGCGCTCGAGCGCGGCGGCCACCTGCACGTCGGGCTCGAGGAGCACCTCGACCCGGCGCGCACACCGACGAACGAGGAGCTCGTACGGGAGGCGGCGGCGCTCTGCGCCGAGGTCGGCCGCCCGCTCGCGACGTGCGCCGACGCGGCGCGCCTGCTCGCGTTGCCCGGGGAGTAGACTGCGCGCGCCCCGGCCCGCGCGGAGCGACGCCAGGAGGAGACGGCCATGCCGCCCGCGACCGCATCCGCGCGCGAGACCGCGCCCGCGCGCGTGCTCGACTGGGTGATCGACGTCGACACGCACATCACCGAGCCGCCCGACCTGTGGGCGTCGCGGCTGCCCGCGCGCATGCGCGCCGAGGCGCCGCGCATCGTGACGATCGAGCGGCCCGACGGCCGCGGGAAGATGGAGCTCTGGAGCGTCGGCGACGGCGCGGCCGCGGTGCCGGTCGGACACACCGCGGTGGCCGGCTGGCCCGATCCGTTCCCCGCCGCGCCGTCGGGCTTCGCCGAGTGCCCGCCCGCGTCGTACGACGCGACCGCGCGCCTCGCCTACATGGACTCGATCGGGGTCTGGGCGACCGCGCTCTACCCGAACGTCGGCGGCTTCGGGAACCAGGCCTTCCTCCAGCTCCGCGACGAGGAGCTGAAGCGCGAGTGCGTGCGCGCGTACAACGACTTCCTGTTCGACTGGGTCGCGCCCGACCCGCGGCGCTTCATCCCGATCGTGTCGCTCCCGTTCTGGGACGTCGCGGCGTCGGTCGCGGAGATCGAGCGCACGGCGAAGCTCGGCGCGAAGGGCCTGCTGTTCACGGGCGAGCCGCACACGCACGGCATGCCGCGGCTCGCATCGGCGCACTGGACGCCGCTGTGGGAGGCCGCCGTCGCGCACGACCTGCCCGTGAGCTTCCACCTCGGCAACGGCGAGTTCACGAACGGCTTCTCGCCCGACTCGCTGCGCGACTACGGCGTCGGCGCCACCAACGCGCGCACCGCCGTGCAGCTCTTCCTCGACAACGGCAAGCAGCTCGTCGACCTGCTGCTCTCGGGCGTGCTCGCGCGGCACCCCGCGCTGCGCGTCGTCTCCGTCGAGAGCGGCATCGGGTTCATCCCGTTCGTGCTCGAGAGCTGCGACTACGCGTTCGAGTACTCGCGCATCCGGCAGGAGCGGCCCGAGTTCGCGCTCAAGCCGTCCGAGTACTTCGCGCGCCAGGTCTACGGCTGTTACTTCTTCGAGGAGCACGCGCCGCAGCAGCTCCTCGACGACATCGGCGTCGAGCGCGTGCTGTTCGAGACGGACTACCCGCACCCGATCTGCCTGTACGGCAACGTGCGCGAGAAGATCGACGCCGGGCTCGCCGGCAAGCCGGCGGACGTCCGGCGCAAGGTGCTCTTCGAGAACGCCGCGAAGCTCTACCGCGTCGAGGCGCCCGACCGCGCGCCCGACGCCCACGCCTGAAGAGGAGGCTCCATGAGCGCAGACATCGTGATCCGCGGCGGAACGGTCGTCGACGGCAGCGGCGCGCCCGGCATCGAGGCCGACGTCGCGATCGAGGGGGGCGCGATCCGCGCGATCGGGAAGGGCCTCGACGGCGCGCGCGAGCTCGACGCGCGCGGCAAGGTCGTGGCGCCGGGCTTCATCGACATCCACACGCACTTCGACGCGCAGGTCTTCTGGGACCCGCAGCTCACGCCGTCGTGCTTCCACGGCGTGACGACCGTCGTCGCGGGCAACTGCGGCTTCTCGATCGCGCCGACGCGCCCCGAGCACCGCACGACGATCGCGCGCACGCTCGAGAACGTGGAGGACATGGACGTCGCCGCGCTCGACGCGGGCATCCCGTGGGAGTTCGAGACCTTCCCCGAGTACCTGGCGTCGGTCGAGCGCCGCGGCACGGTGCTGAACTACGCGGCCTACATCGGGCACACCGCGCTGCGCCTGTTCGCGATGGGCGACGCCGCCTACGAGCGCGCCGCGAAGGACGAAGAGATCGAGCGCATGGCGGCGATCGTCACGGAGGCGGTGCGCGCGGGCGCGGCCGGCTTCGCGACGAGCTTCGCGCCGACGCACGTCGGCATGGACGGCAAGCCCGTGCCGTCGCGCTTCGCCGAGCGGCGCGAGTTCGAGGCGCTGTGCGCGGCGGTGGCCGCGGCGGGGCGGGGCGTCGTCGCCGTCGCACCGGGCGAGAACGTCTCGATCCCCGATCTCTACGAGCTGCAGCCGAAGGTCGGGCGGCCATTCACATACGGCGCGCTGCTCACCTTCCCGGGCGACGGCTACAAGCAGCTCGTCGCGCTCAACGACGCCGGGCACGCGAAGGGCGCCTCGGTCTGGCCGCAGGTGTCGCCGCGCCCGCTGCAGTTCCAGCTCACGCTCGACGACCCGTTCACGTTCAACATCGCGGAGGCGTTCGCGGCGCTGATGCGCGGGACGCGCGACGCGCGCGTCGCCGCCTACCGCGACCGCGCCTTCCGCGAGCGCGCGCTCGCGCAGCTCGACGCGCACGTGATGCGACCGCGCTGGCACACGTTCGTCGTCGCCGAGAGCCCGACGCAGCCCGCGCTCGAGGGACGGCGTGTCGAGGACGTCGCGCGCGAGCGCGGCACGAGCGTGTTCGACGCGATCCTCGACATCGGGCTCGCCGACGATCTCGGCACGCGCTTCAACGCCGTGCTCGCGAACGACGACACCGAGGGCGTCGCGTGGCTGCTCACACGCGAGGGCGTGACGCTCGGGCTCTCGGACGCGGGCGCGCACGTGGGCCAGCTGTGCGACGCGCCGCAGGCGACCGACCTGCTCGGCAACTGGGTGCGCGACCGCGGCGTGATGAGCGTCGAGGACGCGGTGCGGCGGCTCTCGGGCCGGCAGGCCGACATCTTCGGGTTCGCGGAGCGCGGCTACCTGCGCCCGGGCTACCGCGCGGACGTCGTCGTGTTCGACCCGGCCACCGTCGCGCCCGGGCCGATCCGACGCGTGCGCGACTTCCCCGGCGACTCGGCGCGGCTCACGGCCGACCAGCCGACGGGCATGGCGCACGTGCTCGTGAACGGCACGCCCATCCAGGTGGACGGCAAGGTCGAGGCGGAGGGCGTCGCGGCGCGCCCGGGCATGCGGCCCGCGATCGCCTGAGCCATCGTCCGGCGCCTCGCGCCGTCGGCCCGTGCCGTCCGCGCGTCGGTGCGCGCCCCGCGATCCGGGCCGCGCGGCCGGCGCGCGCACGCGCCCGCCGGCCGCGCGCGCCACCACCGAGGAGCTCCATGCCCGATCCCGAACCGCAGGCGCTCGCGGGCGCCGTCGACGCGCTGCGACGCGTGCTCGCGAACCTGCGCAAGACGAAGGCGCCGGCCGCGCTGCTGGCCGACGTCGCGCGCGAGCTCGACGCGCTGCACGCGCGGCTCGCTCCGTACGACCACCCCGGCCCC
This genomic interval from Myxococcota bacterium contains the following:
- a CDS encoding amidohydrolase family protein, which codes for MPPATASARETAPARVLDWVIDVDTHITEPPDLWASRLPARMRAEAPRIVTIERPDGRGKMELWSVGDGAAAVPVGHTAVAGWPDPFPAAPSGFAECPPASYDATARLAYMDSIGVWATALYPNVGGFGNQAFLQLRDEELKRECVRAYNDFLFDWVAPDPRRFIPIVSLPFWDVAASVAEIERTAKLGAKGLLFTGEPHTHGMPRLASAHWTPLWEAAVAHDLPVSFHLGNGEFTNGFSPDSLRDYGVGATNARTAVQLFLDNGKQLVDLLLSGVLARHPALRVVSVESGIGFIPFVLESCDYAFEYSRIRQERPEFALKPSEYFARQVYGCYFFEEHAPQQLLDDIGVERVLFETDYPHPICLYGNVREKIDAGLAGKPADVRRKVLFENAAKLYRVEAPDRAPDAHA
- a CDS encoding amidohydrolase family protein → MSADIVIRGGTVVDGSGAPGIEADVAIEGGAIRAIGKGLDGARELDARGKVVAPGFIDIHTHFDAQVFWDPQLTPSCFHGVTTVVAGNCGFSIAPTRPEHRTTIARTLENVEDMDVAALDAGIPWEFETFPEYLASVERRGTVLNYAAYIGHTALRLFAMGDAAYERAAKDEEIERMAAIVTEAVRAGAAGFATSFAPTHVGMDGKPVPSRFAERREFEALCAAVAAAGRGVVAVAPGENVSIPDLYELQPKVGRPFTYGALLTFPGDGYKQLVALNDAGHAKGASVWPQVSPRPLQFQLTLDDPFTFNIAEAFAALMRGTRDARVAAYRDRAFRERALAQLDAHVMRPRWHTFVVAESPTQPALEGRRVEDVARERGTSVFDAILDIGLADDLGTRFNAVLANDDTEGVAWLLTREGVTLGLSDAGAHVGQLCDAPQATDLLGNWVRDRGVMSVEDAVRRLSGRQADIFGFAERGYLRPGYRADVVVFDPATVAPGPIRRVRDFPGDSARLTADQPTGMAHVLVNGTPIQVDGKVEAEGVAARPGMRPAIA